A genomic region of Phragmites australis chromosome 2, lpPhrAust1.1, whole genome shotgun sequence contains the following coding sequences:
- the LOC133901417 gene encoding protein DMP10-like, with the protein MASPSPATVIQIPSRTNGTAPPTPKGTDDCPTVPTAASFGTATDKVMSSAANLAQLLPTGTVLAYQALSPSFTNHGTCLPSNKWLTAALVTILAALSLFFSFTDSIVGRDRKLYYGVATLHGFNVFNFSGEEEERDWALGELQRLRLRPLDYVHAFFTAVVFFTVTFSDVGLQNCFFPNATTNTNQLLKNLPLGMAFLSSFVFLIFPTKRKGIGYNDTTLHQKAP; encoded by the coding sequence ATGGCATCTCCTTCTCCGGCCACCGTGATCCAGATTCCATCGCGGACCAACGGCACAGCACCGCCGACGCCTAAGGGCACCGATGACTGCCCGACCGTGCCGACGGCAGCCAGCTTCGGGACAGCGACAGACAAGGTGATGTCAAGCGCCGCAAACCTGGCGCAGCTCCTGCCGACGGGCACTGTGTTGGCGTACCAGGCGCTGTCCCCGTCCTTCACCAACCACGGGACATGCCTTCCCTCCAACAAGTGGCTCACGGCCGCGCTGGTCACCATACTGGCCGCCTTatccctcttcttctctttcaccGACAGCATCGTTGGCCGCGACCGCAAGCTCTACTACGGCGTGGCCACGCTACACGGCTTCAACGTGTTCAACTTctccggggaggaggaggagagggattGGGCGCTCGGCGAGCTCCAGAGGCTGAGGCTCCGGCCACTGGACTACGTGCACGCCTTCTTCACCGCCGTTGTGTTCTTCACCGTAACATTCAGCGACGTCGGGCTACAAAACTGTTTCTTCCCCAACGCTACAACCAATACCAACCAGCTGCTGAAGAACCTGCCGCTGGGGATGGCGTTCTTGTCGAGCTTTGTGTTCTTGATCTTCCCAACAAAAAGGAAGGGCATCGGATACAACGACACCACTCTCCACCAGAAGGCCCCATGA